The DNA sequence GCATTGCGCGCTACAAATGGATCGACAGTCTGCGCAGTGCTGGCCGCACAGCGGCCGACGCCTTGCCGGACACGCTGTCTACCCCCGGGCATGACCGCGCCGTTACCAGTGCCACGGCGCTGGCCGGACTGCTCGCCATGCTGAAACCGGCCCAGGCTGACGCCATCCGCCTGGTCAAGCTCGACGGGCGCAGCATCGCCGAAGCCGCGGCGCTGACCGGCCAGTCCGAGGCGCTGGTCAAGGTCAACATCCACCGCGGGCTCGGCCGCCTCGCCCGTCTTGTCGAAAGCGCCGTCGATGACGATTGAGCCTGCCCCCGACCGGCTGATCGATCGTCTG is a window from the Polymorphobacter fuscus genome containing:
- a CDS encoding sigma-70 family RNA polymerase sigma factor, with protein sequence MAVEAAIGPFPLPGTAASLLALMAPTTDPDVRAWGAMMAAAQRGEAAPYRRLLGELRPWLLRYFRRRLPPAAVEDAVQETLIALHDKRHTYDPARPFGPWLAGIARYKWIDSLRSAGRTAADALPDTLSTPGHDRAVTSATALAGLLAMLKPAQADAIRLVKLDGRSIAEAAALTGQSEALVKVNIHRGLGRLARLVESAVDDD